Proteins encoded together in one Catellatospora citrea window:
- a CDS encoding hemerythrin domain-containing protein produces the protein MASHHGDRTVAFSLQLVRAHQELRRRVREIRAGIGHRTLPDDVLVHHCLAFCTALTEHHRGEDDGMFADVLRARPDLAPTIAKLVEDHGWITSILSRVGRLAAQAAQSPGTDLEAIGRELDGLTAIMDSHFNFEERVLSQALDRETTDTGWSDPVFRFRGSTG, from the coding sequence ATGGCCTCCCACCACGGCGACCGCACCGTCGCCTTCAGCCTGCAGCTCGTGCGGGCGCACCAGGAACTACGCCGCCGGGTCCGTGAGATCAGGGCGGGCATCGGGCACCGCACGCTGCCCGACGACGTGCTCGTCCACCACTGCCTGGCCTTCTGCACGGCGCTGACCGAGCATCACCGCGGTGAGGACGACGGCATGTTCGCCGACGTGCTGCGCGCCCGCCCCGACCTCGCACCGACCATCGCCAAGCTCGTCGAGGACCACGGGTGGATCACGTCGATCCTGTCCCGCGTCGGTCGGCTCGCGGCGCAGGCCGCGCAGTCGCCCGGCACGGACCTGGAGGCGATCGGCCGCGAGCTCGACGGGCTGACCGCGATCATGGACTCCCACTTCAACTTCGAGGAACGTGTGCTCAGCCAGGCGCTGGACCGGGAAACGACCGACACCGGCTGGTCCGACCCCGTGTTCCGGTTCCGCGGCAGCACGGGCTGA
- a CDS encoding aminotransferase class IV, producing the protein MLQRYDQRNADLKYWVNGVLRHRDEPGISPFDSVVQGGDAVWEGLRLYQGRIFALDAHLARLRRSAAALGFAAVPSDEEITSALTETLRANAMTDGVHVRLTLTRGVKVTSGMDPRLNQSGCTLIVLAEHKAPVYDTGGLKLATSSVRRPGPDVLDPKIHHNNLINSILAKMEATLAGADDALMLDGRGFVAETNATHLFAVVRGRLATPRTVACPEGVTRETVLALAADAGIDVEVRDISLAEMHSADEVFCTGTMGEIAGVVQIDGRTIGDGTIGPATKRVADIYLAHARSSGTVVV; encoded by the coding sequence ATGCTTCAGCGCTACGACCAGCGCAACGCCGACCTGAAGTACTGGGTCAACGGCGTGCTGCGCCACCGCGACGAGCCGGGGATCTCCCCGTTCGACTCCGTCGTGCAGGGCGGCGACGCGGTATGGGAGGGCCTCCGGCTGTACCAGGGCCGGATCTTCGCCCTCGACGCGCACCTGGCACGGCTGCGCCGTTCGGCCGCCGCGCTCGGCTTCGCCGCCGTGCCCTCCGACGAGGAGATCACCTCGGCGCTGACGGAGACCCTGCGGGCCAACGCGATGACCGACGGCGTGCACGTACGGCTCACGCTGACCCGCGGGGTGAAGGTCACCAGCGGCATGGACCCGCGGCTCAACCAGTCCGGGTGCACGCTGATCGTGCTCGCCGAGCACAAGGCCCCGGTGTACGACACCGGCGGCTTGAAGCTGGCCACCTCCAGCGTGCGGCGGCCCGGCCCGGACGTGCTCGACCCGAAGATCCACCACAACAACCTGATCAACTCGATCCTCGCGAAGATGGAGGCCACCCTCGCCGGGGCCGACGACGCGCTCATGCTCGACGGGCGTGGCTTCGTCGCCGAGACCAACGCCACGCACCTGTTCGCGGTGGTGCGCGGGCGGCTGGCCACCCCGCGGACCGTCGCCTGCCCCGAGGGCGTCACCCGGGAGACCGTGCTGGCCCTGGCCGCCGACGCGGGCATCGACGTCGAGGTGCGGGACATCTCGCTGGCCGAGATGCACTCGGCCGACGAGGTGTTCTGCACCGGCACGATGGGCGAGATCGCGGGCGTGGTGCAGATCGACGGCCGGACCATCGGCGACGGCACGATCGGCCCGGCCACCAAGCGCGTCGCCGACATCTACCTCGCGCACGCCCGCAGTTCGGGCACCGTGGTCGTCTGA
- a CDS encoding HAD family hydrolase → MVTRVAMWSGPRNVSTALMRSFGARADTLVVDEPLYAHYLDVTGLDHPGRAEILASQPRRWQDVAAALTGPLPSGVGVYYQKHMTHHLLPDIGRDWLGELANAYLIRDPAHVVASYAKVRGEPTLADLGFTQQAEIFAAYGGPVVDAADLLRDPAGVLAKLCAALGTGWDPAMLSWASGPRDTDGVWAPHWYANVESSTGFAAYDPSPAAVPDRLRHLVDAARPYYDELHAHRLS, encoded by the coding sequence ATGGTGACCCGGGTGGCGATGTGGTCGGGGCCGCGCAACGTGTCGACGGCGCTCATGCGCAGTTTCGGCGCGCGGGCGGACACGCTGGTCGTGGACGAGCCGCTGTACGCGCACTACCTCGACGTCACCGGCCTGGATCATCCCGGCCGCGCCGAGATCCTGGCCAGCCAGCCCCGGCGCTGGCAGGACGTCGCCGCGGCGCTGACCGGTCCGCTGCCGTCGGGCGTGGGCGTGTACTACCAGAAGCACATGACCCACCACCTGCTGCCCGACATCGGCCGCGACTGGCTGGGCGAACTGGCCAACGCGTACCTCATCCGCGACCCGGCGCACGTCGTCGCGTCGTACGCGAAGGTCCGCGGCGAGCCGACCCTGGCCGACCTGGGCTTCACCCAGCAGGCCGAGATCTTCGCGGCGTACGGCGGCCCCGTGGTCGACGCCGCGGACCTGCTCCGGGACCCGGCCGGGGTGCTGGCGAAGCTGTGCGCGGCGCTGGGCACCGGCTGGGACCCGGCGATGCTGAGCTGGGCGTCCGGCCCGCGCGACACCGACGGCGTATGGGCGCCCCACTGGTACGCCAATGTGGAATCGTCGACCGGTTTCGCCGCCTACGACCCGTCCCCGGCCGCGGTGCCCGACCGCCTGCGCCACCTGGTCGACGCGGCCCGGCCGTACTACGACGAGCTGCACGCCCACCGGCTGAGCTGA
- a CDS encoding DUF7617 domain-containing protein — MRRSQVGTRPILLLATALALTFAPPAVTASADPPPLAPGTLAKSVQNVTDPGSNPADHGDVVNWVMSYDDPGTGGSVTVTDPIGAGQALVPGSLRVPPDWVKSWSTDGTTFSTTEPGSGVVAVRGTNPDLQPGGTSLTRLLLPPVQPTTTATGGDGFSPVLYRSANGAVESWNIYHHLVPTAPKVVCINLLTAQPCAGGPWPRPLNSTAGPLGTGNTGDLGSPMAPQFVFDPNHPGKVYFPAHTTAALGVACLDLDARANCGFVPLTPTGGSPSASNNIAGLAHVNGNLYAASTNGSVLCLTMATQTPCAGQPYTGIVAPHSDTAPNTATQYFGSTTLAGGKVFISSSPTNGAKLACFDPATNAACTGWATPKAAGPAGLITYGVFTTYTTTGDEEGVCVPPAGGVYQLHCYTIAGASLTPPAFPALPNGVLTFNPKVITGPDGHLRSYFPFWGGPIAGATGCWDWNTGAACAGMAFPKTHPGVGGSGNTRDYGYDYDQAGECLLGLGDAGLLFSMDPITGASPCFRAGASLTLTTPDFYCDGASGHITGYQDARLVDIDIANIDLANSAATISKPDNTVIATLPFAPDGSVDLSGISPSTHPALVIEASLRLLNVDDFGGGNEPHLVAGFDGDPPQICFQTKLSSDCGVYSVSNTATGTDAGGALTSNTVQQPINPGQACQPNITVNKEICRDSRASRCGPGGVGPWGKTSPAGLLGILGTAYWRITVTNSGPVDAVGVTVNDSVAPGCVTAAGTFTVAAGASKQIHCSTFLLLLPLTNTAGVNYSAAGAPPGTPPSTSGTSSATACSLLCILGSPDRAAELRAR, encoded by the coding sequence GTGCGACGATCACAAGTCGGTACCCGGCCCATCCTGCTGCTGGCCACTGCCCTGGCCCTGACCTTCGCGCCGCCGGCGGTGACGGCTTCGGCCGACCCGCCCCCGCTCGCACCGGGCACATTGGCCAAATCCGTGCAGAACGTCACCGATCCCGGCTCGAACCCCGCCGACCACGGCGACGTCGTCAACTGGGTGATGTCCTACGACGACCCCGGCACGGGCGGCTCGGTGACCGTCACCGACCCGATCGGCGCCGGCCAGGCGCTGGTCCCCGGTTCGCTGCGGGTGCCGCCGGACTGGGTGAAGTCCTGGTCCACCGACGGCACGACGTTCTCCACCACCGAGCCGGGCTCCGGCGTGGTCGCGGTCCGCGGCACCAATCCCGACCTGCAGCCCGGCGGCACCAGCCTGACCCGGCTGCTGCTGCCCCCGGTGCAGCCGACCACCACCGCGACCGGCGGCGACGGCTTCTCGCCGGTGCTGTACCGGTCGGCCAACGGCGCGGTCGAGTCGTGGAACATCTACCACCACCTCGTCCCGACGGCTCCGAAGGTGGTCTGCATCAACCTGCTGACCGCCCAGCCCTGCGCGGGCGGCCCCTGGCCGCGGCCGCTGAACAGCACCGCCGGGCCGCTCGGCACCGGCAACACCGGTGACCTGGGCAGCCCGATGGCCCCGCAGTTCGTCTTCGACCCGAACCACCCCGGCAAGGTCTACTTCCCCGCCCACACCACGGCCGCGCTCGGCGTCGCCTGCCTCGACCTGGACGCCCGCGCCAACTGCGGCTTCGTCCCGCTCACCCCCACCGGCGGCAGCCCGTCGGCCAGCAACAACATCGCCGGGCTCGCCCATGTCAACGGCAACCTGTACGCCGCGTCGACCAACGGCTCGGTGCTCTGCCTGACGATGGCCACGCAGACGCCGTGCGCCGGGCAGCCGTACACCGGGATCGTCGCGCCGCACAGCGACACCGCGCCCAACACCGCCACGCAGTATTTCGGCTCCACCACCCTCGCCGGCGGCAAGGTCTTCATCTCGTCCTCGCCGACCAACGGTGCGAAGCTCGCCTGCTTCGACCCGGCCACCAACGCCGCCTGCACCGGCTGGGCGACGCCGAAGGCGGCCGGGCCCGCGGGCCTGATCACCTACGGGGTGTTCACCACGTACACCACCACCGGTGACGAGGAGGGTGTCTGCGTGCCGCCCGCGGGCGGCGTCTACCAGCTGCACTGCTACACGATCGCGGGCGCTTCCCTGACCCCGCCCGCGTTCCCGGCGCTGCCCAACGGGGTGCTGACCTTCAACCCGAAGGTCATCACCGGGCCGGACGGGCACCTGCGCAGCTACTTCCCGTTCTGGGGCGGGCCGATCGCCGGTGCGACCGGCTGCTGGGACTGGAACACCGGCGCGGCGTGCGCCGGCATGGCCTTCCCGAAGACCCACCCGGGTGTCGGCGGCAGCGGCAACACCCGCGACTACGGCTACGACTACGACCAGGCCGGCGAGTGCCTGCTCGGTCTCGGCGACGCGGGCCTGCTGTTCTCCATGGACCCGATCACCGGCGCGTCGCCCTGCTTCCGCGCGGGGGCGTCGCTCACGCTGACCACGCCCGACTTCTACTGCGACGGCGCGTCCGGGCACATCACCGGATACCAGGACGCGCGCCTGGTCGACATCGACATCGCCAACATCGACCTGGCCAACTCCGCCGCGACCATCAGCAAGCCGGACAACACGGTGATCGCGACCCTGCCGTTCGCACCCGACGGCAGCGTCGACCTGTCCGGCATCTCGCCGAGCACGCATCCGGCGCTGGTCATCGAGGCCAGCCTGCGGCTGCTCAACGTCGACGACTTCGGCGGCGGCAACGAGCCGCACCTGGTCGCAGGCTTCGACGGCGACCCGCCGCAGATCTGCTTCCAGACCAAGCTGAGCAGTGACTGCGGCGTGTACTCCGTGTCCAACACCGCCACCGGCACCGACGCCGGGGGTGCGCTCACCTCCAACACCGTCCAGCAGCCCATCAACCCCGGCCAGGCCTGCCAGCCGAACATCACGGTCAACAAGGAGATCTGCAGGGACTCCCGTGCCTCGCGGTGCGGGCCGGGCGGCGTCGGGCCCTGGGGCAAGACCAGCCCGGCCGGGCTGCTCGGGATCCTCGGCACGGCGTACTGGCGGATCACGGTGACCAACTCCGGACCGGTCGACGCGGTGGGGGTGACCGTGAACGACTCGGTCGCGCCGGGCTGTGTGACCGCGGCGGGCACGTTCACCGTGGCCGCCGGGGCGAGCAAGCAGATCCACTGCTCGACGTTCCTGCTGCTGCTGCCGCTGACCAACACGGCCGGCGTCAACTACAGCGCGGCCGGTGCGCCGCCGGGCACCCCGCCGAGCACGTCGGGCACGTCGTCGGCGACGGCCTGCTCGCTGCTGTGCATCCTCGGCTCCCCCGACCGGGCCGCGGAACTGCGCGCCCGGTGA
- a CDS encoding GNAT family N-acetyltransferase produces the protein MPTLISPTTSLYAAFQDCRADWGPGLHEDGFGIGPEDDLDSPDGFADWVRRRNRLDHGAGAPCPAERHASCRWIVEDGEVLGGIAMRHWDDDDLGQIGYGVRPSARRRGLASWALGEMLREARTVLDLDRVLIPCLEDNIASARTIESQGGVFQGILDTGHVRVRRYWISLAD, from the coding sequence ATGCCAACTCTGATATCCCCCACGACCAGCCTGTACGCCGCCTTCCAGGACTGCCGCGCCGACTGGGGACCGGGTCTGCACGAGGACGGCTTCGGCATCGGCCCCGAAGACGACCTGGACTCCCCCGACGGCTTCGCCGACTGGGTGCGCCGCCGCAACCGGCTCGACCACGGGGCCGGCGCCCCGTGCCCCGCCGAGCGGCACGCCTCCTGCCGGTGGATCGTCGAGGACGGCGAGGTGCTCGGCGGCATCGCCATGCGGCACTGGGACGACGACGACCTCGGCCAGATCGGCTACGGCGTACGCCCGTCCGCGCGCCGCCGCGGCCTGGCGAGCTGGGCCCTGGGCGAGATGCTCCGCGAGGCCCGCACGGTGCTCGACCTGGATCGCGTCCTGATCCCCTGCCTGGAGGACAACATCGCCTCCGCCCGCACCATCGAGAGCCAGGGCGGCGTGTTCCAGGGCATCCTCGACACCGGACACGTCCGCGTCCGCCGCTACTGGATCAGCCTCGCCGACTGA
- a CDS encoding aldehyde dehydrogenase family protein, translated as MTVSTAVAQAVATAPHLASLSGEQRRTMLHACADALAAAAREIVPTALEETGLTMARLRGELNRTTDQLRQLGDHAAQPWRRVSAGVAAGGGDVVTVPVPVGPVAVFAASNFPLAFGVCGGDTASALAAGCPVVVKAHPAQPRTGELLGQILARTLPDGAFSLVAGGPEVSLELVRAAGIRAVGFTGSLTGGRALMDAAAARPDPIPVYAEMGSLNPVLVLPGAAVPATVSALATAVTGSAGQLCTKPGLVVTGSAAFADELAAAVAAVPVHRMLTDGMAQAHEKWQAHASAAHRVVAGAGSPAPFAVIVDVDDLAGELLEEHFGPSVVIAVGAAEDVPSRLEGSLTASVYADDSDREAARALLPGLVARAGRIVWNGVPTGVAVCDAMQHGGPWPATSASWSTSVGTEAIERFRRPVALQGLPVELLP; from the coding sequence GTGACCGTGTCCACCGCGGTGGCGCAGGCCGTCGCCACCGCACCGCACCTGGCGTCGCTGAGCGGCGAGCAGCGCCGCACCATGTTGCACGCGTGCGCGGACGCGCTCGCCGCGGCGGCGCGCGAGATCGTCCCGACCGCGCTGGAGGAGACCGGGCTGACCATGGCCCGGCTGCGCGGCGAGTTGAACCGGACCACCGATCAGCTGCGGCAGCTCGGCGACCACGCGGCCCAGCCGTGGCGGCGGGTGTCCGCCGGGGTCGCCGCGGGCGGCGGTGACGTGGTGACCGTGCCCGTCCCGGTCGGGCCGGTCGCGGTGTTCGCCGCGTCGAACTTCCCGCTCGCGTTCGGCGTGTGCGGCGGCGACACCGCGTCGGCGCTGGCCGCGGGGTGCCCGGTGGTGGTCAAGGCACATCCGGCGCAGCCGCGCACCGGCGAGCTGCTCGGGCAGATCCTCGCCCGGACCCTGCCCGACGGCGCGTTCTCGCTGGTCGCGGGCGGTCCGGAGGTGTCGCTCGAACTGGTGCGGGCGGCCGGGATCCGGGCGGTGGGCTTCACCGGCTCGCTGACCGGCGGCCGGGCCCTGATGGACGCGGCCGCGGCCCGGCCCGACCCGATTCCGGTGTACGCCGAGATGGGTTCGCTCAACCCGGTGCTGGTGCTGCCGGGCGCGGCCGTCCCGGCGACCGTGTCGGCGCTGGCCACGGCGGTCACCGGCTCCGCGGGACAGCTGTGCACCAAGCCGGGCCTGGTCGTGACGGGGTCCGCGGCGTTCGCCGACGAGCTGGCGGCCGCCGTCGCGGCGGTGCCGGTGCACCGGATGCTCACCGACGGCATGGCCCAGGCGCACGAGAAGTGGCAGGCGCACGCGTCGGCGGCGCACCGGGTCGTCGCGGGTGCGGGCTCGCCCGCGCCGTTCGCGGTGATCGTGGACGTCGACGACCTGGCAGGCGAGCTGCTGGAGGAGCACTTCGGGCCATCGGTGGTGATCGCCGTGGGCGCGGCCGAGGACGTGCCGTCGCGGTTGGAGGGTTCGCTGACCGCGTCGGTCTACGCCGACGACAGCGACCGTGAGGCCGCCCGTGCGCTGCTGCCGGGGCTGGTGGCGCGGGCCGGGCGCATCGTCTGGAACGGCGTGCCGACCGGCGTCGCGGTCTGCGACGCGATGCAGCACGGCGGGCCGTGGCCTGCCACGTCGGCATCCTGGTCCACCTCGGTGGGCACGGAGGCGATCGAACGGTTCCGCCGACCCGTGGCGTTGCAGGGCCTGCCCGTGGAGCTGCTGCCCTAG
- a CDS encoding nuclear transport factor 2 family protein produces the protein MSSPQPTTAAQDADRSAIEDIVRTFFAAFTSGPDSTTRLDALRELFLPGAVIVKTCGGEPTVYGVDGFIAPRQALLAGGTLTDFREWALPGRTEVFGDIAHHFCAYAKSGTQHGVAFTGRGMKTIQFVRTGAGWRISAAAWDDERDGLTIADSWTSPS, from the coding sequence ATGAGCTCGCCCCAGCCGACGACCGCCGCCCAGGACGCGGACCGGTCCGCGATCGAGGACATCGTGCGCACCTTCTTCGCCGCGTTCACCTCCGGCCCGGACAGCACCACGCGGCTCGATGCGCTCCGGGAACTGTTCCTGCCCGGCGCGGTGATCGTGAAGACCTGCGGCGGCGAGCCGACGGTGTACGGCGTCGACGGCTTCATCGCGCCCCGGCAGGCCCTGCTGGCAGGCGGCACGCTGACCGACTTCCGGGAGTGGGCGCTGCCGGGACGCACCGAGGTGTTCGGCGACATCGCCCACCATTTCTGCGCCTACGCCAAGTCCGGCACGCAGCACGGCGTTGCCTTCACCGGCCGGGGCATGAAGACGATCCAATTCGTCCGGACCGGTGCCGGGTGGCGGATCAGCGCCGCCGCCTGGGACGACGAACGCGACGGCCTGACCATCGCCGACAGCTGGACGAGCCCTTCGTAA
- a CDS encoding class I SAM-dependent DNA methyltransferase yields MTSSDLWDEDAAARYDTTSAEMFAPHVLDPAVDFLARLAGAGPALEFAIGTGRVAVPLAARGVRVSGIELSQPMVDQLRRKVSAEEVPVVVGDMATATVSGEFSLVYVAWNSIGNLRTQDEQVRCFQNAARHLVPGGRFVIELWVPGIRRFPPGQSAVPFAVTDRHVGFDTYDMVTQQGTSHHYRRLDDGTTRYGASNFRYIWPAECDLMARLAGLVLEQRVADWAQTPFTSDSESHISVWRKPMDSVGS; encoded by the coding sequence ATGACGAGCAGTGATCTTTGGGACGAGGACGCGGCGGCGCGATACGACACCACCTCGGCCGAGATGTTCGCGCCCCACGTGCTCGACCCGGCGGTGGACTTCCTCGCCCGGCTGGCTGGCGCCGGCCCGGCGCTGGAGTTCGCGATCGGCACCGGTCGGGTGGCCGTCCCGCTCGCGGCCCGAGGCGTGCGCGTCAGCGGGATAGAGCTGTCACAGCCGATGGTCGACCAGCTACGGCGCAAGGTGTCGGCGGAGGAGGTGCCGGTCGTGGTGGGCGACATGGCCACCGCCACCGTCTCCGGCGAGTTCTCGCTCGTGTACGTGGCGTGGAACAGCATCGGCAACCTGCGCACCCAGGACGAGCAGGTGCGGTGCTTCCAGAACGCCGCGCGGCACCTCGTGCCGGGCGGCCGCTTCGTCATCGAGCTGTGGGTGCCGGGCATCCGGCGGTTCCCGCCGGGACAGTCGGCCGTGCCGTTCGCGGTGACCGACCGGCACGTCGGCTTCGACACGTACGACATGGTCACGCAGCAGGGCACGTCGCACCACTACCGGCGGCTCGACGACGGCACCACCCGGTACGGCGCCAGCAACTTCCGCTACATCTGGCCGGCCGAGTGCGACCTGATGGCGCGGCTGGCCGGGCTGGTGCTCGAACAGCGGGTGGCGGACTGGGCGCAGACGCCGTTCACGTCCGACAGCGAGAGCCACATCTCGGTCTGGCGCAAGCCGATGGACAGCGTCGGCAGCTGA
- a CDS encoding alpha/beta hydrolase → MTDAVVIPGGMFGPGAPLLMYAGDVAEQRGAKVHRHSWSQEFPKPDQPEIEGWVGGEITPVIDTVGGRPLLIGKSLGTNAAAIAAERSLPAVWLTPLLTLPWVADALGRATAPFLLVGGTADRVWDGDLARRLSPHVLEVEGADHGMYVPGPLTESIAVLGRVVVAVDEFLDAIAWPS, encoded by the coding sequence ATGACTGATGCTGTGGTGATTCCCGGCGGTATGTTCGGGCCGGGTGCCCCCTTGCTCATGTATGCCGGAGATGTGGCGGAGCAGCGGGGGGCGAAGGTGCATCGACACTCGTGGTCCCAGGAGTTTCCGAAGCCCGATCAGCCGGAGATCGAGGGCTGGGTCGGTGGGGAGATCACTCCGGTGATCGACACCGTTGGCGGTCGCCCGCTGCTGATCGGCAAGTCGCTCGGCACGAATGCGGCGGCGATCGCCGCCGAAAGATCCTTGCCCGCCGTGTGGCTGACCCCCTTGCTCACCCTGCCGTGGGTGGCTGACGCGCTGGGCCGTGCGACCGCGCCGTTCCTGCTCGTGGGCGGCACCGCCGACCGGGTATGGGACGGTGACCTGGCCCGCCGGCTGTCACCCCATGTGCTGGAGGTCGAAGGCGCTGATCACGGTATGTACGTGCCCGGCCCGCTCACCGAGTCGATCGCCGTACTCGGCCGGGTCGTGGTCGCCGTGGACGAGTTCCTTGACGCGATCGCCTGGCCGAGTTGA
- a CDS encoding AI-2E family transporter, whose product MSLSEPAATTAPPSTEAARWRASLRAARERLESARSVPPLLPDTGDAQDGEDDSHQNPDLAVAYWLRVSAAWGWRLLVLAGVGWVVLTLAGRLAQVLVPLSIALLLAALLAPMVRILRERLRLPASLATAIVLFGGVLLTVGFLTLLVTQLVDGMPGLAENAAAGLQQVREWLRTGPLHLSTRQLDGTFDAAGTWVSDNRQNLTSGLFATAGAGFEVLITAMLVIVVTFFFLRDGHRLWHLATFTLPRRARRPVLEAGDAGWLTLVAYVRATVIVAFIDAVGIGLALVLLRVEFAFVLAALVFLSSFIPIVGATVSGAVAVLVALVDQGPLTALIVLAAVVLVQQLEGHVLQPLIMGRAVAIHPLAVIVALAAGIAVAGIIGALIAVPIVAVLNTALRHLMHRQPPRPPEAVVVSADPAP is encoded by the coding sequence ATGTCGCTTTCCGAACCCGCCGCCACCACGGCTCCCCCGTCGACCGAGGCAGCACGGTGGCGGGCGAGTCTTCGCGCCGCCCGCGAGCGGCTGGAGTCGGCCCGTTCCGTGCCGCCGCTGCTGCCCGACACCGGGGACGCCCAGGACGGCGAGGACGACTCGCACCAGAACCCCGACCTCGCCGTCGCGTACTGGCTGCGGGTGTCGGCCGCGTGGGGCTGGCGGCTGCTAGTGCTCGCCGGGGTCGGCTGGGTGGTCCTGACGCTGGCCGGCCGGCTCGCCCAGGTGCTGGTGCCGCTGTCCATCGCCCTGCTGCTGGCCGCGCTGCTCGCGCCGATGGTGCGCATCCTGCGCGAGCGCCTGCGGCTGCCCGCCTCGCTGGCCACCGCGATCGTGCTGTTCGGCGGGGTGCTGCTGACGGTGGGTTTCCTCACCCTGCTGGTCACGCAGCTCGTCGACGGCATGCCCGGCCTGGCCGAGAACGCCGCCGCCGGTCTGCAGCAGGTCCGTGAGTGGCTGCGCACCGGCCCGCTGCACCTGTCCACCCGCCAGCTCGACGGCACGTTCGACGCGGCCGGCACCTGGGTGAGCGACAACCGGCAGAACCTCACCAGCGGCCTGTTCGCCACGGCCGGCGCCGGATTCGAGGTGCTCATCACCGCGATGCTGGTCATCGTCGTGACGTTCTTCTTCCTGCGCGACGGGCACCGGCTGTGGCACCTGGCCACGTTCACCCTGCCGCGCCGGGCGCGGCGGCCCGTGCTGGAGGCCGGCGACGCCGGGTGGCTGACCCTGGTGGCGTACGTGCGCGCCACGGTGATCGTGGCGTTCATCGACGCGGTCGGCATCGGGCTGGCCCTGGTGCTGCTGCGGGTCGAGTTCGCGTTCGTGCTGGCGGCGCTGGTGTTCCTGTCCTCGTTCATCCCCATCGTCGGGGCGACCGTGTCCGGCGCGGTCGCGGTGCTCGTCGCGCTGGTCGACCAGGGCCCGCTCACCGCGCTGATCGTGCTGGCCGCGGTCGTCCTGGTGCAGCAGCTGGAGGGCCACGTGCTGCAGCCGCTGATCATGGGGCGGGCGGTGGCGATCCACCCGCTGGCCGTGATCGTGGCGCTGGCCGCAGGTATCGCCGTTGCGGGGATCATCGGAGCGCTGATCGCAGTGCCGATCGTCGCGGTGCTCAACACCGCGCTGCGACACCTGATGCACCGCCAGCCGCCCCGGCCGCCGGAGGCGGTCGTGGTCAGCGCGGACCCGGCACCCTGA